The following proteins are encoded in a genomic region of Alosa alosa isolate M-15738 ecotype Scorff River chromosome 10, AALO_Geno_1.1, whole genome shotgun sequence:
- the prelid3b gene encoding PRELI domain containing protein 3B yields the protein MKIWTSEHIFNHPWETVTKAAMQKYPNPMNPSVVGVDVLDRSVDTQGRLHSKRLLSTEWGLPSIVKSIIGNTRSCTYIQEHSVVDPEAKTFELQSANITFTNMVSVDERLIYRPHPEDPEKTILTQEALISVKGVSLSSYLEGVMASTISTNASKGREAMEWVIRKLNAEIEELAATARGTMRTPMAAAVTEK from the exons ATGAAGATCTGGACCTCCGAACACATATTTAA CCACCCATGGGAGACGGTGACCAAAGCTGCCATGCAGAAGTACCCCAACCCCATGAACCCCAGCGTAGTTGGAGTGGACGTGCTGGACAGGAGTGTGGACACCCAGGGACGGCTCCACAGCAAAAGACTACTGAGCACAGAATGGGGTCTTCCATCCATAGTGAAATCG ATCATTGGAAACACGCGGTCGTGCACTTACATCCAGGAGCACTCAGTGGTGGACCCTGAAGCAAAGACATTTGAGTTACAGTCAGCCAAC ATCACATTTACAAACATGGTTTCAGTGGACGAGAGACTCATCTACAGGCCACACCCAGAGGACCCGGAGAA GACGATACTGACTCAAGAGGCCCTCATCTCTGTGAAGGGAGTAAGTCTGAGCAGCTACCTGGAGGGAGTCATGGCAAGCACCATCTCAACAAACGCTAGCAAG GGTCGGGAAGCAATGGAGTGGGTTATCCGGAAGCTGAACGCAGAGATCGAAGAACTTGCCGCCACAGCCCGTGGAACCATGCGGACCCCCATGGCAGCGGCAGTCACAGAGAAATGA
- the aurka gene encoding aurora kinase A, with protein MSSNGPQRVPVQQAYVKPMAPQSQRIQDQPNGPQRIPRPVSHQKPVHHAPRVKPACPNDQNVNPAHATAHPPSQSKTKSHQGPVATDTSRAAERSKLELPSQKSCGSSSSKSRWSLDNFEIGRALGKGKFGNVYLARERQSMFILALKVLFKKQLEKAGVEHQLRREVEIQSHLRHPNILRLYGYFHDASRVYLILEFAPKGQLYTELQCCGTFNDQRSATYIMELADALHYCHSKNVIHRDIKPENLLLGPNGELKIADFGWSVHTPSSRRSTLCGTLDYLPPEMIEGRTHDEKVDLWSLGVLCYEFLVGKPPFETKTHEETYRKISRVDFSFPQHVSTGGRDLISRLLKHNPMHRLPTQGVMAHPWIAENSTKKPTIPLPNSPSGTSQ; from the exons ATGAGCAGCAACGGGCCTCAGAGGGTTCCAGTTCAACAGGCTTATGTTAAGCCTATGGCACCGCAATCACAGCGAATCCAAGACCAGCCAAATGGACCACAGCGTATTCCACGACCTGTTAGCCACCAAAAACCAGTTCATCACGCACCTCGCGTGAAGCCAGCATGTCCGAATGATCAGAACGTTAATCCAGCGCACGCCACAGCCCACCCCCCATCTCAATCCAAAACTAAGAGCCACCAGGGACCTGTTGCAACAGATACTTCAAGGGCCGCAGAGAGGTCGAAGCTGGAATTGCCAAGCC AAAAATCCTGTGGATCGTCTAGTTCAAA GAGTCGCTGGAGTCTGGACAACTTTGAAATTGGTCGCGCTTTAGGAAAAGGCAAATTTGGTAATGTTTATTTGGCCAGGGAGCGTCAATCTATGTTCATCCTGGCCCTGAAGGTCCTCTTCAAGAAGCAGCTGGAGAAGGCTGGGGTAGAGCATCAGCTCAGAAGAGAAGTGGAAATTCAGTCCCATCTCAG GCACCCCAATATCCTCCGTCTGTATGGTTATTTCCATGATGCTTCTCGTGTGTACCTCATACTGGAGTTTGCGCCCAAAGGCCAGCTTTACACTGAGCTCCAGTGCTGTGGCACGTTCAATGACCAACGGAGTGCTACG TATATCATGGAGCTGGCTGATGCCTTGCACTACTGTCATTCTAAGAATGTTATCCACCGAGATATCAAGCCTGAGAATCTCCTCCTTGGACCCAATGGCGAGCTGAAAATAGCGGACTTTGGTTGGTCTGTCCACACGCCATCGTCAAG GAGGTCCACTCTGTGTGGTACACTGGATTACCTGCCTCCAGAGATGATCGAGGGCAGAACCCATGATGAGAAGGTGGACCTATGGAGTCTCGGTGTGCTGTGTTATGAATTTCTGGTCGGGAAGCCACCATTTGAAACGAAGACTCATGAAGAAACTTACCGGAAGATATCCAGG GTGGACTTCAGCTTCCCTCAGCATGTGAGCACTGGAGGCAGAGACCTGATCAGCCGTCTGCTGAAGCACAACCCCATGCATAGGCTACCCACTCAGGGAGTGATGGCCCACCCCTGGATTGCGGAAAACTCGACCAAGAAGCCAACCATCCCACTTCCGAACAGCCCCTCGGGTACCAGCCAATGA
- the slc32a1 gene encoding vesicular inhibitory amino acid transporter, protein MATQIRGKLSNKITNAANTVSNKSQAKVSGMFARLGFQAATDEEGLGFAACDDLDYDHRQGLQMDILKNDEMGGGEGGGGDMGGDGTLDGDSHYQRDGTGLPPSSSKDGALAELAAQDRPKITSWEAGWNVTNAIQGMFVLGLPYAILHGGYLGLFLIIFAAVVCCYTGKILIQCLYEENEDGQLVRVRESYVDIANACCAPRFPTIGGRVVNVAQIIELVMTCILYVVVSGNLMYNSFPSLPVSQRSWAIIATVVLLPCAFLKNLKAVSKFSLLCTLAHFVINVLVIAYCLSRARDWAWDKVKFYIDVKKFPISIGIIVFSYTSQIFLPSLEGNMQNPAEFHCMMNWTHIAACILKGLFALVAYLTWADATKEVITDNLPGGIRAVVNLFLVSKALLSYPLPFFAAVEVLEKSFFQDGGRAVFPDCYGGDGRLKSWGLSLRCGLVVFTMFMAIYVPHFALLMGLTGSLTGAGLCFLLPSLFHLKLQWRNLLWHQVFFDVAIFVIGGICAISGFIHSMEGLIEAYRYNIED, encoded by the exons ATGGCAACCCAAATCCGCGGCAAGCTTTCGAACAAGATCACCAATGCGGCCAACACTGTTTCCAATAAATCACAGGCGAAGGTTAGTGGGATGTTCGCCAGGTTGGGTTTCCAGGCCGCCACAGACGAGGAGGGTTTGGGCTTCGCCGCATGCGATGATTTGGATTATGACCATAGGCAGGGGCTACAGATGGACATTCTAAAAAATGATGAGATGGGAGGAGGGGAAGGCGGTGGCGGGGACATGGGCGGGGATGGCACGTTAGACGGGGACAGCCACTACCAGAGAGACGGCACCGGACTCCCACCTTCCTCCTCGAAAGACGGCGCACTAGCAGAACTAGCTGCTCAAGACAGGCCAAAAATCACCTCTTGGGAGGCAGGTTGGAACGTCACCAATGCCATCCAG GGAATGTTCGTTCTTGGGTTACCATATGCCATTCTCCACGGCGGATACCTCGGACTGTTTCTCATTATTTTTGCCGCGGTGGTGTGCTGCTACACGGGCAAGATCCTCATCCAATGTCTGTATGAAGAGAACGAAGATGGACAGCTGGTGCGAGTAAGGGAATCGTACGTGGACATTGCCAACGCCTGCTGTGCGCCCAGATTCCCAACCATCGGCGGTCGCGTTGTGAATGTAGCCCAGATCATTGAGTTGGTGATGACCTGCATTCTGTATGTGGTTGTGAGCGGCAACCTGATGTACAACAGCTTCCCGAGCCTTCCCGTGTCACAGAGATCATGGGCCATCATAGCCACCGTGGTCCTCCTCCCCTGCGCCTTCCTCAAGAACCTCAAAGCCGTGTCCAAGTTCAGCTTGCTGTGCACGCTCGCCCATTTCGTTATCAACGTCCTGGTGATCGCCTACTGTCTCTCCAGAGCGCGGGACTGGGCTTGGGACAAAGTGAAGTTCTACATCGACGTCAAGAAGTTTCCAATTTCCATTGGGATTATCGTGTTTAGCTACACGTCCCAGATTTTCCTGCCGTCACTGGAGGGGAACATGCAGAATCCCGCCGAGTTCCACTGTATGATGAACTGGACGCATATCGCTGCTTGTATCCTCAAAGGCCTCTTCGCCCTAGTGGCCTACCTCACCTGGGCAGACGCGACCAAGGAAGTCATCACCGACAACCTTCCAGGCGGCATCCGGGCGGTTGTCAATCTCTTCCTGGTGTCCAAAGCTTTGCTCTCATACCCCTTACCATTCTTCGCTGCTGTAGAGGTCTTGGAGAAATCCTTTTTCCAAGACGGAGGGCGCGCCGTATTCCCAGACTGCTATGGTGGCGACGGACGCCTGAAATCGTGGGGCCTCTCTCTCCGATGTGGCCTTGTGGTGTTCACCATGTTCATGGCCATCTACGTGCCCCACTTCGCCTTGCTCATGGGCCTGACGGGAAGCCTGACGGGCGCCGGCCTGTGCTTTCTGCTTCCCAGCCTCTTTCACCTGAAGCTCCAGTGGAGAAATCTTCTGTGGCACCAGGTGTTCTTTGATGTCGCTATATTTGTTATTGGGGGTATATGCGCTATCTCTGGTTTTATTCACTCGATGGAGGGTCTCATAGAGGCATATAGGTACAACATTGAAGATTAG